The following coding sequences lie in one Zingiber officinale cultivar Zhangliang chromosome 2B, Zo_v1.1, whole genome shotgun sequence genomic window:
- the LOC122046891 gene encoding COP9 signalosome complex subunit 4-like isoform X1 — translation MESALASAASIADQRHKIEQYKLILASVLSSSTGVSQAKRFIDHMVSDEVPLVVSRQLLQTFAQELGRLEVDIQKEIAHYALAQIQPRVVSFEEQVLIIREKLAELYESEQQWSKAAQMLSGIDLDSGIRMLDDIYKLSKCVQIARLYLEDDDAVNAEAFINKASFLVSNSQHEVLNLQYKVCYARILDLKRKFLEAALRYYDISQIEKRQIGDEEIDEDALEQSLSAAVTCTILAAAGPQRSRVLANLYKDERCSKLKVYPILQKVNLERILRKPEIDAFAKELKAHQKALLPDNFTVLDRAMIEHNLLSASKLYTNISFEELGALLGIPPQKSTHYLDPNAQLQCNVVPCLVMLSEIVDVDPRSGPRPAQGIGHYGLCLGPLLYWGHQNLCIYIYILNKI, via the exons ATGGAGAGCGCCCTTGCCTCGGCCGCTTCCATCGCCGACCAAAGACACAAGATCGAACAGTACAAGCTCATTCTCGCATCAGTTCTCTCCTCGTCCACCGGCGTCTCACAAGCAAAACGTTTCATCGATCACA TGGTGTCGGACGAGGTTCCGCTGGTGGTCTCTAGGCAGTTGCTACAGACCTTCGCTCAGGAGTTGGGCAGGCTCGAGGTAGACATCCAGAAGGAGATCGCTCATTATGCTCTGGCTCAGATTCAACCGAGGGTCGTGTCATTCGAGGAACAG GTGCTGATCATCAGAGAGAAACTGGCTGAACTCTATGAGTCTGAACAACAGTGGTCAAAAGCAGCACAAATGTTGAGTGGGATTGATTTGGATTCTGGAATTAG GATGCTTGACGATATCTATAAGCTCTCAAAATGTGTCCAAATTGCTCGCCTTTATCTTGAG GATGATGATGCTGTTAATGCAGAGGCTTTTATTAACAAAGCTTCTTTCTTAGTCAGCAATAGTCAGCATGAAGTGTTAAACTTACAATATAAG GTTTGTTATGCTAGGATACTGGATTTGAAGAGGAAGTTTTTGGAAGCTGCACTTCGTTATTATGATATTTCCCAGATTGAGAAACGTCAAATTGGTGATGA GGAGATTGATGAGGATGCACTGGAACAATCTCTTAGTGCTGCTGTGACATGTACAATATTGGCTGCTGCTGGACCTCAGCGATCCCGCGTTCTTGCTAACTTGTATAAG GATGAGAGGTGCTCAAAACTGAAAGTTTATCCTATTCTGCAGAAG GTGAATCTTGAGAGAATTTTGAGGAAACCAGAAATTGATGCATTTGCAAAGGAGCTGAAAGCACATCAG AAAGCTCTTTTACCAGATAACTTTACAGTGTTGGATCGTGCAATGATTGAGCACAATCTCCTGAGTGCCAGCAAATTATACACAAATATAAG CTTTGAGGAATTAGGAGCTTTATTAGGAATTCCCCCACAAAAG AGCACTCACTACCTTGATCCTAATGCTCAATTGCAGTGCAATGTGGTTCCATGCTTAGTAATGTTGTCAGAAATTGTTGATGTTGATCCAAGGTCTGGTCCAAGGCCAGCTCAAGGCATAGGCCACTatggcctatgcctagggccccttTTATATTGGGGCCATCAAaatttgtgtatatatatatatatattaaataaaatataa